The Nakamurella antarctica genomic interval GTCGCAGAAAAAACCGGGCCGACAGTGCGACGTCGATAGATCAGAATCACCATACCGACGACCGTCATGAGGCCGGCGAGCAGACCGCCACCGATGGCCGCCACGTGATACATCGTCTCGGTGATTCCCACCGCTTCCGTCCACGACAACGGAATCAATATCCCGATGATGTGCCCGCCCACCACCCCGAGCATTCCGAAGTGGAACAGCGGGCTTCCGATCCGGAGCAGGCGAGATTCGTACAACTGGGAAGAGCGGGTAGTCCAGCCGAACTTGTCGTATTTGTAGCGCCAAAAGTGCCCCACCACAAAGACTGTGACGCACATGTAGGGAAACACCACAAAGAGTAATTCGTCCATTAGCGAGCTCCCGGAAACGACGGCATGGGCAGGGATGTGGGACGCGGGCCAGCGCCAGCGGTGGAAGAGGGCGCGTTCGGACTGAAGGATGGAGCCGCGAACGGCGCGAGACCCACTTCTTCTTCCGGCGGACCCTCTGCGGCCAATCGGCGGACGGCATCGCGCTCATCGCCGCGCAGCGCTGGCAACGTGGCAGTGACCACGTCAAGCAGGTGACCCCATTGAGATTTGATGTCGTGCAACGACAATCGGAGCAATTCCAACCCAGCGCGATGGTCGAGCATCAATTGTTGCCCTTGCTCACCATCTACGGTGGCAGCGAATTCGAGAACGACGCAGAGGTGATCCGGTAACTCGATGTCGCCCAGATCAACGCCAGCGGCCATGTAGACCTGCTTGAACCGCAGCAATGCCATCCCGCGCTTTCGGGTATCCCCATAGGCGAAATACGTGAGAAAAAGATTGCAGCGACGGCGGTTGTCGAACGTGGTCACGTAATCGACCTGTAGTTCAGCCAGCGGGGTAGCAACCAAGTGGTCTAGGAACCGGCGCAGCGGGTCACCCGTTGCTACCGGCAGAGTTTCGGCCGCGGCTCGCAGCACCGCGGCTTGAGACACCAGCGTCTCGTCGGGGTAGTCCAACAGCAACGAGACTGCCTGCCAGGCGGTGGCGCGCTGGTCGTTCGTCATTCCACCAGCGGCCCGTTTCGACCTCACGAGTGATCGTGTTTCGATGCCGACACTCCGGTTGCAGAACCCTTGCCGTCCCAGTTCAAAAGGTTCACCCGGCGTTTGGTGTCGCCCGGGTCGACGATTGACTCGGAGGTTTGCCGATTCTGGAGCATCCGGAAGTTTTCCACCGCAAGCGGTGTCGGCGCACCGGACCCTTCGCCGAACGGTCCGGACCCGCCCATTCCTGGGCCGCCGTCACGGTCCAGCGAGCACTCCGTAGCGAGCTCCTCCAGAGAGTGCGCCTGCTCGGCATGCGCCGCGGGAATGACGTACCGCTCGTCATATTTGGCAATCGCGAGCAACCGGTACATGTCGTACATCTCCTCCTCCGTCATTCCGACGGAAGCAGGGATAGCTGCGTTGGGCTCGCGCCCCATGTTGATATCCCGCATGTAGCTGCGCATCGCTGCCATCTTTTTCAGCACCCGATCCACCGGTTCGACATCGCCGGCGGTAAAGAGTTCCGCCAAATACTCGATGGGGATCCGGAGGGCATCGATGGCTGCGAACAGGTTTTTGCTATCTTCGGCATCCTCTCCCGTTTCTCGCACCACGTCGATGACGGGCGAGAGCGGCGGGATGTACCAGACCATCGGCATGGTGCGGTATTCCGGATGCAGCGGCAGCGCAACCTTGAAGCGGTTGATCAATGCATAGATGGGCGAGCGCTGAGCGGCTTCAATCCAATCCCTTGCAATGCCGGCCTTCTCGGCCTCGCGGATTACCTCCGGATCGTTGGGGTCGAGGAACACGCCGCGCTGCGCTTCGTACAAATCTTCTTCGTCGGGGGTTACTGCTGCCTCCAGCACCTTGTCCGCGTCGTAGAGCATCAGGCCGATGTATCGCAGGCGACCGACACAGGTCTCCGAACACACCGTCGGCAAACCAACCTCAATGCGCGGAAAGCAGAACGTGCATTTCTCGGCTTTACCGGTCTTGTGGTTGAAGTAGATCTTCTTGTACGGGCAGCCAGACACGCACATCCGCCAGCCGCGGCACTTGTCCTGGTCCACAAGGACAATGCCGTCTTCTTCACGCTTGTAGATCGCACCGCTGGGGCACGAAGCGGCGCAGGACGGGTTGAGGCAATGTTCGCAGATCCGTGGAAGGTAGAACATAAAGGTCTGTTCGAACTCGAACTTCACCTTGTCGGCGATCTTCTTGAGCATCGGGTCCATGTGCGCGGTCTCGGTCGCGCCTCCCAGGTCGTCATCCCAGTTTGCGGACCATTCGATCTTCATGTCCTTGCCGGTGATCAGCGATTTCGGCCGTGCCACCGGTGTGTGCTCCTGGGCGGGGGCGTCCGTCAGCGTCGCATAGTCGTACGTCCAGGGCTCGTAGTACTCGTTGATGGAGGGCAGTTTCGGATTCGAGAAGATGGTCATCAACTTCTTGAAACGACCGCCGGATTTGAGCTTGAGCCGGCCTCGCTTGTTGAGTTCCCAACCGCCTTCCCACTTTTCCTGATCCTCATAGGTTCGCGGGTAGCCCAGCCCTGGGCGGGTTTCGACATTGTTAAACCAGATGTACTCGGTACCGGTGCGGTTGGTCCAGGCCTGCTTACAGGTCACCGAACAGGTGTGGCACCCAATACATTTATCCAGGTTCATCACCATCGCCATCTGCGCCATAACCCTCATCAGTACACAACTTCCTGTGATCGCTTGCGAATAATGGTGACTTCGTCTCGCTGGTTGCCGGTGGGCCCCAGGTAGTTGAAAGCGAAGCACAACTGCGCGTAGCCGCCGATCAGATGCGACGGCTTGATCAATAGCCTGGTCAACGAGTTGTGAATACCGCCACGCTTTCCGGAGGTCTCGGCGAGCGGCACATCGATCAGCCGGTCCTGCGCGTGGTACATGTACACAGTCCCTTCCGGCATCCGGTGCGACACGATCGCACGCGCGACAACCACGCCGTTGCGGTTGACCGCCTCGATCCAGTCGTTGTCCTTGATGCCAACCTTCGCCGCATCGCGATCGCTCATCCAGATGTTCTGGCCGCCCCGGGACAGGGAAAGCATAAACAGGTTG includes:
- the narH gene encoding nitrate reductase subunit beta; translation: MRVMAQMAMVMNLDKCIGCHTCSVTCKQAWTNRTGTEYIWFNNVETRPGLGYPRTYEDQEKWEGGWELNKRGRLKLKSGGRFKKLMTIFSNPKLPSINEYYEPWTYDYATLTDAPAQEHTPVARPKSLITGKDMKIEWSANWDDDLGGATETAHMDPMLKKIADKVKFEFEQTFMFYLPRICEHCLNPSCAASCPSGAIYKREEDGIVLVDQDKCRGWRMCVSGCPYKKIYFNHKTGKAEKCTFCFPRIEVGLPTVCSETCVGRLRYIGLMLYDADKVLEAAVTPDEEDLYEAQRGVFLDPNDPEVIREAEKAGIARDWIEAAQRSPIYALINRFKVALPLHPEYRTMPMVWYIPPLSPVIDVVRETGEDAEDSKNLFAAIDALRIPIEYLAELFTAGDVEPVDRVLKKMAAMRSYMRDINMGREPNAAIPASVGMTEEEMYDMYRLLAIAKYDERYVIPAAHAEQAHSLEELATECSLDRDGGPGMGGSGPFGEGSGAPTPLAVENFRMLQNRQTSESIVDPGDTKRRVNLLNWDGKGSATGVSASKHDHS
- the narJ gene encoding nitrate reductase molybdenum cofactor assembly chaperone codes for the protein MTNDQRATAWQAVSLLLDYPDETLVSQAAVLRAAAETLPVATGDPLRRFLDHLVATPLAELQVDYVTTFDNRRRCNLFLTYFAYGDTRKRGMALLRFKQVYMAAGVDLGDIELPDHLCVVLEFAATVDGEQGQQLMLDHRAGLELLRLSLHDIKSQWGHLLDVVTATLPALRGDERDAVRRLAAEGPPEEEVGLAPFAAPSFSPNAPSSTAGAGPRPTSLPMPSFPGAR